The following proteins are co-located in the Cyprinus carpio isolate SPL01 chromosome B19, ASM1834038v1, whole genome shotgun sequence genome:
- the erf gene encoding ETS domain-containing transcription factor ERF isoform X2: MKTPGDTGFAFPDWAYKPESSPGSRQIQLWHFILELLRKEEYHDVIAWQGDYGEFVIKDPDEVARLWGARKCKPQMNYDKLSRALRYYYNKRILHKTKGKRFTYKFNFNKLVLVNYPFIDMGSAGPGVPQSAPPVPSGVSTHFRFPPSTPSDILSPSEELRSPGVFSAVPRRIARGSVSDCSDGTSTNSELEETGIAPGDDRTADRAFRNLLHPRLSHDSLFRVYGAPPNPTGLHRSGPHAPPHRMHPEPLSPFPVSPLPGTGGLLAPALSPALSMTPTSHMPYTPSPSLSPMLGSHFSFNPEDMKRYLQAHTQSVYNYHLSPRAFLHYPNIIIPQPQRPDKGLGASAGVGPHLSSHPLHHQVEEPHLSPFKFKLQPPPLGRKQREGPNPAGAGHAPNSGSAAASFSYSREPGAASNSASSGMMTNNSTPAGPPKIKVEPISDMESEEEVEVTDISEEEHEDDECDVFSPPHPNGGLAPPPNHDRMTDDDDLEEDVFKTPAAPTSGVGVNLLGLKAEPRELNLGQGAPISPGGTRCIPLKLRFKRRWSEDQRMEAGTEEAEDKKSRAEREELNQEVEAKLGEENGERKSPETLAAHLGTGQRRVSSELQRATAQLSLENDLC; this comes from the exons GGTTTGCCTTCCCAGACTGGGCCTACAAGCCGGAGTCGAGTCCTGGTTCCAGACAGATCCAGCTCTGGCACTTCATCCTGGAGCTGCTGCGGAAGGAGGAGTACCACGATGTCATCGCCTGGCAAGGGGATTACGGCGAATTCGTCATCAAAGACCCGGACGAGGTGGCACGACTGTGGGGCGCCCGCAAGTGCAAGCCCCAGATGAATTATGACAAGCTCAGCCGAGCGCTCAG ATACTACTACAACAAAAGGATCTTGCACAAGACCAAAGGGAAGAGATTCACTTACAAGTTTAACTTCAACAAGCTGGTGCTGGTCAACTATCCGTTCATTGACATGGGCTCTGCAG GTCCTGGTGTTCCACAAAGTGCACCGCCTGTCCCATCAGGGGTAAGCACTCATTTCCGCTTCCCTCCATCCACGCCATCGGACATCCTCTCTCCTAGCGAGGAACTGCGCAGTCCTGGTGTCTTCAGTGCTGTGCCTCGACGCATAGCTCGTGGCTCCGTCTCCGACTGCAGCGATGGCACCTCTACCAACTCGGAGCTTGAAGAAACTGGCATAGCTCCCGGTGACGACCGCACGGCCGACCGTGCCTTCAGAAACCTGCTCCATCCGCGCTTATCCCACGATTCCTTGTTCCGTGTCTACGGTGCACCGCCCAACCCGACTGGGCTCCACAGGAGTGGGCCCCATGCGCCCCCACACAGGATGCACCCTGAACCCTTGTCTCCATTCCCAGTGTCCCCTCTCCCAGGCACTGGAGGCTTGCTGGCTCCTGCTCTTTCTCCAGCTCTCTCCATGACCCCTACATCTCACATGCCCTACACACCTTCTCCATCCCTGTCTCCCATGCTGGGCTCCCACTTCTCGTTCAATCCAGAAGACATGAAGCGTTACCTGCAAGCTCACACTCAGAGTGTCTACAACTATCATCTGAGTCCCCGTGCGTTCTTGCACTATCCCAACATCATCATCCCCCAGCCCCAGCGTCCAGACAAGGGACTGGGAGCATCAGCAGGTGTAGGTCCACACCTGTCAAGTCACCCTCTGCACCATCAGGTTGAGGAGCCTCATCTATCTCCGTTCAAGTTCAAGTTACAGCCACCACCACTGGGTCGCAAACAGAGAGAAGGGCCAAACCCGGCCGGAGCAGGACATGCTCCAAATTCTGGAAGCGCTGCTGCTTCCTTCTCTTACAGCAGGGAGCCTGGTGCAGCCTCAAACTCCGCTTCATCTGGAATGATGACTAACAACTCAACCCCAGCTGGTCCACCAAAGATCAAG GTTGAGCCCATCTCAGACATGGAGTCAGAGGAAGAAGTCGAGGTCACCGACATCAGCGAGGAGGAGCATGAAGATGACGAATGTGATGTCTTTTCCCCTCCTCACCCCAATGGTGGCCTCGCCCCTCCACCCAACCACGATCGcatgactgatgatgatgatctcGAGGAAGACGTCTTCAAGACCCCAGCTGCACCTACCTCAGGGGTTGGGGTAAATCTTTTAGGTCTTAAAGCAGAACCCCGAGAACTAAACCTGGGCCAGGGCGCTCCCATTAGCCCCGGGGGCACACGCTGCATCCCTCTGAAGCTGCGTTTTAAACGCCGCTGGAGTGAGGACCAGCGAATGGAGGCGGGAACCGAAGAGGCTGAGGACAAGAAGAGCAGGGCAGAGAGGGAGGAACTTAACCAGGAGGTGGAGGCTAAACTGGGGGAGGAAAATGGAGAGCGGAAGAGTCCGGAGACTTTGGCTGCACACCTGGGGACGGGCCAGAGGAGGGTGAGCTCTGAGCTGCAGCGAGCGACAGCACAGCTGTCTTTAGAAAATGACCTTTGCTGA
- the erf gene encoding ETS domain-containing transcription factor ERF isoform X1, which produces MKTPGDTALKCLVARRWCGSQGHNAREREKGFAFPDWAYKPESSPGSRQIQLWHFILELLRKEEYHDVIAWQGDYGEFVIKDPDEVARLWGARKCKPQMNYDKLSRALRYYYNKRILHKTKGKRFTYKFNFNKLVLVNYPFIDMGSAGPGVPQSAPPVPSGVSTHFRFPPSTPSDILSPSEELRSPGVFSAVPRRIARGSVSDCSDGTSTNSELEETGIAPGDDRTADRAFRNLLHPRLSHDSLFRVYGAPPNPTGLHRSGPHAPPHRMHPEPLSPFPVSPLPGTGGLLAPALSPALSMTPTSHMPYTPSPSLSPMLGSHFSFNPEDMKRYLQAHTQSVYNYHLSPRAFLHYPNIIIPQPQRPDKGLGASAGVGPHLSSHPLHHQVEEPHLSPFKFKLQPPPLGRKQREGPNPAGAGHAPNSGSAAASFSYSREPGAASNSASSGMMTNNSTPAGPPKIKVEPISDMESEEEVEVTDISEEEHEDDECDVFSPPHPNGGLAPPPNHDRMTDDDDLEEDVFKTPAAPTSGVGVNLLGLKAEPRELNLGQGAPISPGGTRCIPLKLRFKRRWSEDQRMEAGTEEAEDKKSRAEREELNQEVEAKLGEENGERKSPETLAAHLGTGQRRVSSELQRATAQLSLENDLC; this is translated from the exons CACTAAAGTGTCTTGTTGCTAGGAGATGGTGTGGGAGCCAGGGACACAACgcacgagagagagaaaaag GGTTTGCCTTCCCAGACTGGGCCTACAAGCCGGAGTCGAGTCCTGGTTCCAGACAGATCCAGCTCTGGCACTTCATCCTGGAGCTGCTGCGGAAGGAGGAGTACCACGATGTCATCGCCTGGCAAGGGGATTACGGCGAATTCGTCATCAAAGACCCGGACGAGGTGGCACGACTGTGGGGCGCCCGCAAGTGCAAGCCCCAGATGAATTATGACAAGCTCAGCCGAGCGCTCAG ATACTACTACAACAAAAGGATCTTGCACAAGACCAAAGGGAAGAGATTCACTTACAAGTTTAACTTCAACAAGCTGGTGCTGGTCAACTATCCGTTCATTGACATGGGCTCTGCAG GTCCTGGTGTTCCACAAAGTGCACCGCCTGTCCCATCAGGGGTAAGCACTCATTTCCGCTTCCCTCCATCCACGCCATCGGACATCCTCTCTCCTAGCGAGGAACTGCGCAGTCCTGGTGTCTTCAGTGCTGTGCCTCGACGCATAGCTCGTGGCTCCGTCTCCGACTGCAGCGATGGCACCTCTACCAACTCGGAGCTTGAAGAAACTGGCATAGCTCCCGGTGACGACCGCACGGCCGACCGTGCCTTCAGAAACCTGCTCCATCCGCGCTTATCCCACGATTCCTTGTTCCGTGTCTACGGTGCACCGCCCAACCCGACTGGGCTCCACAGGAGTGGGCCCCATGCGCCCCCACACAGGATGCACCCTGAACCCTTGTCTCCATTCCCAGTGTCCCCTCTCCCAGGCACTGGAGGCTTGCTGGCTCCTGCTCTTTCTCCAGCTCTCTCCATGACCCCTACATCTCACATGCCCTACACACCTTCTCCATCCCTGTCTCCCATGCTGGGCTCCCACTTCTCGTTCAATCCAGAAGACATGAAGCGTTACCTGCAAGCTCACACTCAGAGTGTCTACAACTATCATCTGAGTCCCCGTGCGTTCTTGCACTATCCCAACATCATCATCCCCCAGCCCCAGCGTCCAGACAAGGGACTGGGAGCATCAGCAGGTGTAGGTCCACACCTGTCAAGTCACCCTCTGCACCATCAGGTTGAGGAGCCTCATCTATCTCCGTTCAAGTTCAAGTTACAGCCACCACCACTGGGTCGCAAACAGAGAGAAGGGCCAAACCCGGCCGGAGCAGGACATGCTCCAAATTCTGGAAGCGCTGCTGCTTCCTTCTCTTACAGCAGGGAGCCTGGTGCAGCCTCAAACTCCGCTTCATCTGGAATGATGACTAACAACTCAACCCCAGCTGGTCCACCAAAGATCAAG GTTGAGCCCATCTCAGACATGGAGTCAGAGGAAGAAGTCGAGGTCACCGACATCAGCGAGGAGGAGCATGAAGATGACGAATGTGATGTCTTTTCCCCTCCTCACCCCAATGGTGGCCTCGCCCCTCCACCCAACCACGATCGcatgactgatgatgatgatctcGAGGAAGACGTCTTCAAGACCCCAGCTGCACCTACCTCAGGGGTTGGGGTAAATCTTTTAGGTCTTAAAGCAGAACCCCGAGAACTAAACCTGGGCCAGGGCGCTCCCATTAGCCCCGGGGGCACACGCTGCATCCCTCTGAAGCTGCGTTTTAAACGCCGCTGGAGTGAGGACCAGCGAATGGAGGCGGGAACCGAAGAGGCTGAGGACAAGAAGAGCAGGGCAGAGAGGGAGGAACTTAACCAGGAGGTGGAGGCTAAACTGGGGGAGGAAAATGGAGAGCGGAAGAGTCCGGAGACTTTGGCTGCACACCTGGGGACGGGCCAGAGGAGGGTGAGCTCTGAGCTGCAGCGAGCGACAGCACAGCTGTCTTTAGAAAATGACCTTTGCTGA
- the erf gene encoding ETS domain-containing transcription factor ERF isoform X3, protein MKTPGDTDWAYKPESSPGSRQIQLWHFILELLRKEEYHDVIAWQGDYGEFVIKDPDEVARLWGARKCKPQMNYDKLSRALRYYYNKRILHKTKGKRFTYKFNFNKLVLVNYPFIDMGSAGPGVPQSAPPVPSGVSTHFRFPPSTPSDILSPSEELRSPGVFSAVPRRIARGSVSDCSDGTSTNSELEETGIAPGDDRTADRAFRNLLHPRLSHDSLFRVYGAPPNPTGLHRSGPHAPPHRMHPEPLSPFPVSPLPGTGGLLAPALSPALSMTPTSHMPYTPSPSLSPMLGSHFSFNPEDMKRYLQAHTQSVYNYHLSPRAFLHYPNIIIPQPQRPDKGLGASAGVGPHLSSHPLHHQVEEPHLSPFKFKLQPPPLGRKQREGPNPAGAGHAPNSGSAAASFSYSREPGAASNSASSGMMTNNSTPAGPPKIKVEPISDMESEEEVEVTDISEEEHEDDECDVFSPPHPNGGLAPPPNHDRMTDDDDLEEDVFKTPAAPTSGVGVNLLGLKAEPRELNLGQGAPISPGGTRCIPLKLRFKRRWSEDQRMEAGTEEAEDKKSRAEREELNQEVEAKLGEENGERKSPETLAAHLGTGQRRVSSELQRATAQLSLENDLC, encoded by the exons ACTGGGCCTACAAGCCGGAGTCGAGTCCTGGTTCCAGACAGATCCAGCTCTGGCACTTCATCCTGGAGCTGCTGCGGAAGGAGGAGTACCACGATGTCATCGCCTGGCAAGGGGATTACGGCGAATTCGTCATCAAAGACCCGGACGAGGTGGCACGACTGTGGGGCGCCCGCAAGTGCAAGCCCCAGATGAATTATGACAAGCTCAGCCGAGCGCTCAG ATACTACTACAACAAAAGGATCTTGCACAAGACCAAAGGGAAGAGATTCACTTACAAGTTTAACTTCAACAAGCTGGTGCTGGTCAACTATCCGTTCATTGACATGGGCTCTGCAG GTCCTGGTGTTCCACAAAGTGCACCGCCTGTCCCATCAGGGGTAAGCACTCATTTCCGCTTCCCTCCATCCACGCCATCGGACATCCTCTCTCCTAGCGAGGAACTGCGCAGTCCTGGTGTCTTCAGTGCTGTGCCTCGACGCATAGCTCGTGGCTCCGTCTCCGACTGCAGCGATGGCACCTCTACCAACTCGGAGCTTGAAGAAACTGGCATAGCTCCCGGTGACGACCGCACGGCCGACCGTGCCTTCAGAAACCTGCTCCATCCGCGCTTATCCCACGATTCCTTGTTCCGTGTCTACGGTGCACCGCCCAACCCGACTGGGCTCCACAGGAGTGGGCCCCATGCGCCCCCACACAGGATGCACCCTGAACCCTTGTCTCCATTCCCAGTGTCCCCTCTCCCAGGCACTGGAGGCTTGCTGGCTCCTGCTCTTTCTCCAGCTCTCTCCATGACCCCTACATCTCACATGCCCTACACACCTTCTCCATCCCTGTCTCCCATGCTGGGCTCCCACTTCTCGTTCAATCCAGAAGACATGAAGCGTTACCTGCAAGCTCACACTCAGAGTGTCTACAACTATCATCTGAGTCCCCGTGCGTTCTTGCACTATCCCAACATCATCATCCCCCAGCCCCAGCGTCCAGACAAGGGACTGGGAGCATCAGCAGGTGTAGGTCCACACCTGTCAAGTCACCCTCTGCACCATCAGGTTGAGGAGCCTCATCTATCTCCGTTCAAGTTCAAGTTACAGCCACCACCACTGGGTCGCAAACAGAGAGAAGGGCCAAACCCGGCCGGAGCAGGACATGCTCCAAATTCTGGAAGCGCTGCTGCTTCCTTCTCTTACAGCAGGGAGCCTGGTGCAGCCTCAAACTCCGCTTCATCTGGAATGATGACTAACAACTCAACCCCAGCTGGTCCACCAAAGATCAAG GTTGAGCCCATCTCAGACATGGAGTCAGAGGAAGAAGTCGAGGTCACCGACATCAGCGAGGAGGAGCATGAAGATGACGAATGTGATGTCTTTTCCCCTCCTCACCCCAATGGTGGCCTCGCCCCTCCACCCAACCACGATCGcatgactgatgatgatgatctcGAGGAAGACGTCTTCAAGACCCCAGCTGCACCTACCTCAGGGGTTGGGGTAAATCTTTTAGGTCTTAAAGCAGAACCCCGAGAACTAAACCTGGGCCAGGGCGCTCCCATTAGCCCCGGGGGCACACGCTGCATCCCTCTGAAGCTGCGTTTTAAACGCCGCTGGAGTGAGGACCAGCGAATGGAGGCGGGAACCGAAGAGGCTGAGGACAAGAAGAGCAGGGCAGAGAGGGAGGAACTTAACCAGGAGGTGGAGGCTAAACTGGGGGAGGAAAATGGAGAGCGGAAGAGTCCGGAGACTTTGGCTGCACACCTGGGGACGGGCCAGAGGAGGGTGAGCTCTGAGCTGCAGCGAGCGACAGCACAGCTGTCTTTAGAAAATGACCTTTGCTGA